The following are encoded together in the Argopecten irradians isolate NY chromosome 5, Ai_NY, whole genome shotgun sequence genome:
- the LOC138323372 gene encoding cerebellar degeneration-related protein 2-like, which yields MQTEDILGEVGEEEADGEWYQSDLQLAAELGKALLERNRELEAHVLQIQQTSQDQLLENEYLNKQLETLRENGDARMRVYEELDKNAQELEKQNQRLIIDSRADKQRIEKLMETVDTMENKCEELQKKIDDLKTERRRDHKQQKQESRRAVSLANLREKTDYIKNLYNGEIHWTYTDQFKNLPLNPYEVEIKGLQETIKQLKAQQLIERRKREDLDTEVKLLWEENESLENKAKDLEKKVKEREGLEEELQRVKLNAGKVCHLCGKSLEKVVPKSALEAEVEHDEPEVKNAGKLMRLGGGGSVYGSTESVNKMAPDSQPISPEEPDSHSVSILNELENQYQNLFEKYEDLLQGRNRSSFHEFEGTEETFDEALHRHLAVSHKEVQTLLKLQKQTCDAASGGATCADELGSPPEYKSLFRDIFATLKKSRIEEGGEQLPSSHSTPATSPVS from the exons ATGCAGACAGAGGACATCCTCGGGGAGGTGGGGGAGGAGGAGGCCGATGGGGAGTGGTATCAGAGCG ATTTGCAGTTAGCTGCTGAGTTAGGAAAGGCTCTCTTGGAAAGGAATCGAGAACTAGAGGCCCATGTCTTACAGATTCAACAAACCAGCCAGGATCAACTTCTTGAGAATGAG TACTTGAACAAACAGTTAGAGACCCTAAGAGAAAATGGTGACGCCCGAATGCGTGTCTATGAGGAGTTGGATAAGAATGCCCAGGAGCTGGAGAAACAGAACCAGCGACTGATCATCGATTCACGAGCAGACAAACAAAGAATCGAGAA GTTGATGGAAACAGTTGATACGATGGAAAACAAATGTGAAGAGCTACAGAAAAAGATTGATGATTTAAAGACTGAAAGAAGGAGAGATCATAAGCAACAAAAACAGGAATCCCGTAGAGCTGTGAGCTTGGCAAACCTGCGGGAAAAGACAGACTACATTAAAAACTTGTATAATGGTGAAATTCACTGGACATACACAGATCAATTTAAAAACCTGCCTCTTAATCCATACGAGGTGGAAATAAAAGGGTTGCAGGAGACAATCAAACAGTTAAAGGCTCAGCAACTGATCGAACGCAGGAAAAGGGAAGATTTGGATACAGAAGTGAAGTTGTTATGGGAGGAAAACGAATCTCTGGAAAATAAGGCAAAAGATTTGGAAAAGAAAGTGAAAGAAAGAGAGGGGCTGGAGGAGGAGCTACAGAGAGTGAAGTTAAACGCCGGCAAAGTTTGTCATCTTTGTGGGAAATCATTGGAGAAGGTTGTACCTAAGTCAGCCCTCGAGGCTGAAGTGGAACATGACGAACCAGAGGTTAAGAACGCCGGGAAGTTAATGCGGCTTGGAGGTGGTGGTAGTGTGTATGGTAGTACAGAGTCGGTTAATAAGATGGCTCCGGACTCTCAACCCATCTCCCCAGAGGAACCTGACTCACATAGTGTGTCCATATTAAACGAACTAGAAAATCAGTACCAGAATTTGTTtgagaaatatgaagatttacTTCAGGGCCGAAATCGATCAAGTTTTCATGAGTTTGAAGGTACTGAAGAAACGTTTGATGAAGCCCTTCACCGTCACCTTGCTGTTTCTCACAAGGAAGTCCAGACATTGTTAAAACTACAGAAACAGACATGTGATGCGGCCTCTGGTGGCGCCACCTGTGCTGATGAACTTGGAAGTCCTCCAGAATACAAGTCATTGTTCCGTGATATTTTCGCTACCTTAAAAAAGTCTCGAATTGAGGAAGGTGGAGAGCAGTTACCTTCCTCTCATTCTACACCAGCCACTAGTCCTGTCAGTTAG